GAAGCGTACTCGGCAGCGTTACCGTGCCGGAAATCAACGAATCTGCGAGCGGTCTGGCAAGAGTTACCTCAGTGCGGACACCTGATGAATCGGCCAGGTATAACCGGCTCACATCGGTAAAGCCACTTCCATAGACGGAAAAGGTGACACTCACATCAGAAGCGTTGTTGCTGACAGAAGGGGCGCTGTAGGTAAATCGCTCAATCTGGGGAGAAAAGGGGGCCGCTTGCGCCGGTGGATGAGGAATGAGTCCGAACAACATGACGATCATCAGCAACAGTGCGATCGTTTTGTGCATTTTTTTATAACACAACACTTTACTTCCCCCTCGCTTGTTGTCAGGGCTGTAGGGATGAATACATATGTTAATATAAAAGGACTACAGTTTGGCGTGTAGTCCTTTCGTTTTTCATCGTATCGGCCTTATGAATTGCTTAATTGCCCAACCACGTCCATTATAGGTGGCTTAAGGAAAGACTGTCAATCCGACATCCATTTGTAAAAGAGGGAAAAACTGCCGTTGTCTTAACCCTTCGCGGAAATCCCGTGCAACAGCGTATTTGCCAGGATGTCTGTCGTCTTTTCCGCATCAATCCGTTCGTCCCGTTGGACAGCCGAATGCCCCACAGCAGATATGGCTCCTTGAATGACCATCGTCGTTACCTCCGCAGAGGGCGTTTTGACCTCTCCCGACTGAACAGCCGCTTCAACGAGCGATTTTACCCACAAGAATTGTCTCTGCCGTTCCGCAACGATCCACTCATAGACGCCTCTGTCGATGTTGGTGTATTCCTGAACAATAATCCGGGCGACCGGCGCCGACTTGTTCAAGAAATCGAGGTGGCTCTGCATCAGTGTCCTCAATTTTCCTTCGAATGATGTCTCTGACAGGACCGCCTCGGTGACATGGTTCCAGTATTGCTCGTAGCCGTACTTGAACATTTCCCCGAACAATTGCTGCTTGCTATCAAAGTACTCGTACACGGTCCCTTTGCCAACGTCAGCTATCTGGGCAATGTCTTCGATTTTAGCGCAGTGATACCCTCTCCGGGAAAAAACGTTTACAGCTGCCAGCAGTATTCGGGTCCGTTTGTCAGTCTCACCTGGGATCATTCAGCCGTTCCCCCAGTTGCCCTCGCTGGCGGAACTCCATCAGACGCCCAGCTTTGTCCCGGCAGCCCTTTCATTCGCCTGTTGCCCATTCAATCTGGTGCCTCCTTTTTGGCCGACCGAATGGTCAGTCAGACTAATTATAGTTGTCGTAGACAAAACTTGTCAATCGTTATAATAAGCCGGGGTCTGCCGATTGATTTCGGCAACCCCGGCTCATGTTATTTCGTTCGGACCTTGCAAATTCGGTTTAGAGGATCCCATTCTGCTTTTAAATCAAAGACCTGCATCAGCACGCGAAGCGGCACAACGGTGTAGCCATCGTCCACTTTGACAGAGATAACGTCGTTCGTCACCTCAAAGGGCACATTGGTAATGATGCGTTTCTTTCCGAGATAAAAGCCTACTTGCCGTTCATTATGATAAATCTCAGCTTTGGTGTAGTCTTCAGTGACGCTTGTCGATACTTTGGCGCCGATCGCGTCGGCGAATGCCTCAAGGGGGACCATCACGCGGCCGTCCTTGAAATAGGCCTTGGTCCTTTTTACGTCAATGACGGAATCATTTACCGTTAGGCCGTTCAGGGCGTCAGCCTCAGCGAACACCGGCGGCTCAGCTGGTGTTTGCTGTTCACCAGTATTAGGCGACGTTGTTTGATCCTTCTGGTAGACGACGTAATAACCATGGTGAGCGGCGCTGCACTGTACATAGCGTTTTGAGTTCTCGACGGAAACGCTGGAATCTACAGGGATCCACTTCTTATCATTGGCGTTCCAGTAAGCAATGGCCGGATCCATGATGTCTTGCACAGGGAATTTTAACATGGCCGGTTTATTCAAAAAGGCGCCCTGCCAAGTCAGTTCACCCGTAATCCCCAATCGAATCCCCATAAGTGGACGGATCGGCGAAAAGGGAGACTTGTCAAGTTCCAACCCGTCGGCTCGTTTCAGTCGAATGGCCAAATTGTGTTTGACCGCGCCTGCAGGCAGACTCAACAGCGTGCCGGTAGCCGGTTCTACAAGCGTCGTTTCAGGATCTGTCGTTCTGATCAGCGTTGCGTATGTAATGGTGTTTAAAGTCCGTTCCACTGTAGAGAAACCGATTCGATAAAAGGTCTGCTTATCTCGATAGACCGATTCGACCAGCCATTTTCCTGAACCGTCATTTTTGCGAATCAAGCTGAATACAGCGACCTGAGCCGCCTTATATCCGTCAGGAAACTCGCCGAAAGAAATCTGACCCTTCCTATCGTCTACCGGTTCCACTTTGAACGGTTTTTTCGCATCAATCTTGCCGATAAAATGAACCGCATAGAGCGCCCGATTCCGAGTTGCGTCAAGATAGCCTCCATAACCGAGCATCGTTGTTCCCGCATAAGCGCGTAAGTCGCCGGAAAACCAGATGTAATCGTCAACGGTGTCTCGGAGTACCGTCAAATCATTTTCGCCGGCTCCCTGAACCCAATCGACGTTAAAATTATTGTCCGCCCAGGCTTGGGGCGGCGTTGCTACACCCAAGGCCAGGAACATGGACAATGTGATGGCGATGCAGCGATGCGTCCACCTGTTACAGCCCATTCTTACAACAGCCTCCTTTTTCTCCTTTATTGAATCTGTATTGTTCCGCTAGTATGTACTATTTCGACCAAACTTTTGTTAACCCTTCTTTTTTTAGCGTTATGATTTCGTCGAGAAAGACCGCTCAGACGATCAATCCAAACGGTCTTCCCTTTTATCTATTCCATTCTTTATCCTATCGTTTCAGGCTATTCGCCTGCCCCAGCATCTCATCGGACGTCTGGATCGCCTTGGTGTTCACCTCATAGGCGCGCTGGGCCGTGATCATGGCCACCATCTCATCGACGACCTGCACGTTCGAAGACTCCAGGTAGCGCTGGGCGATAGTCCCCCGCCCGTCTACACCGGCGTCACCCCCGGCGGCCTCACCGGAAGCAGTCGACTGGGTCAGCAGGTTGCGGCCTTCCCGGTTCAGGCCTGCCGGGTTGGGGAAGGTGTAGAGTTGGATGCGCTGGCCCGTGTCTACCCGCTCGCCGTTGACGTCCTTATAGGAGATCATCCCGTCAGAATTGATGTCCAGTTCGGTGGCGCCTTCCGGCAGCGGGTCGAAGCCGTCGAGGCGGAAACCGTCGGCGTTGACCAGGTAGCCCTCGCTGTCGAGCTTGAAGCTGCCGTCGCGGGTGTAGTAGGGCACAGCGTCATTGTTGGGGTTGGTCAGCCGGAAGTAGCCCTGTCCGGTAATGGCCATGTCATAAGGGTTGTCTGTTTGCACCATGTTGCCACCAGAGGTAATGGTGGTGATGGAACTGGGACGCACGCCGGCGCCGACCTGCATCCCCGTGGGGACCTGAGCAGTCGCAGCCCGGACGGTGCTGTAGAGCAGGTCCTGAAACTCGGCCCGGCTCTTTTTGTAACCGTTGGTGTTCACGTTGGCCAGGTTGTTGGAGATGGTATCCATATTCAACTGCTGGGCGATCATGCCCGTCGCCGATGAGTACAACGCTCGCATCATGCCGGTTCACCCCTTCATCAATGTAATCTACAGATACATTCGAATGACAATTCAGAAGGCCTTCCATCAATCCAGCCTTCCCGGGCTCCCGCCATGCGGTCCGGCCCGGTCATCTTACACTCTCCCCAGTTCTCCGCAAGCCTTTTCCAGTGTGCCGTCTTGCGATTGAATCGCCTTCTGGTTGGCTTCATAGGCGCGGGATGCGGTGATCATCTGCACCATTTCCTGAACGACGTTGACATTGGCCAATTCCAGGGCGCCCGACTTGATCTCTGTCTCCCCGACAGCGAGATCCCGCACGCCGCCGCCAGCCCCCTGTTCATTCAAACGGTAGAGGCTCTCTCCAGCCTTGAGCAAGGGGGGCGCCTGATCCGGCGCTGCGTCATCCACCCCGACGATGCGCAGTTGGGCGACTTCGACGTCGCCGCTGAAAACCCGTCCATCGCTGTCGATCCGTAGGCTGCCGCCCTGGGGTACGTTTACGTCGCCAGCCGTTCCCTGCACCGCATAGCCATCGGCAGTCACCAGCGCGCCGTTGGAACGGAGGGTGAACTGACCGTTACGGGTGTATCTCTCGCCCTCGGGTGTGTTGACGACAAAATAGCCCCGGCCCATGATCGCCAGGTCGGTTGGGTTTTGGGTCACCCGTACGCCGGGATTGCTGGGATCGGTCCAGATGGCGTCTACAACAGAACCTGTGCCCACCCTGCCGATGACCGGATTCTTCTCTGCCTGGCCAGCTTCGGAGGGGCTGAAATCATGCATGCGACGGATGAGCATCTCGGGGAATTCTCGGAAGACGGCGCGATCTTTTTTGAAAGACACCGTATTAACGTTCGCCAAGTTGTTTGCTGTCACATCTTGATTTGTCTGCTGGATCAGCATCCCTGATGCAGATGTATATAGACCGCGGATCACTGCGCCTCTCACCTCCCAATGGTGTTGCGACCACGCTTCGTCGGGACCATTTCCCTTGTATATCAATAGTGAGCCCGAAATCAAATGCTATAACTCATTCCGAGATCAAAAAAGACAAACAAAAAACAAAGGGCATCTCTTTTTTTATCGATCTGGCCCAATAGCAACTTTAGCGCCATTTTTTCGGATCGCAAATAAAATATTCGAATATTCCATTGTGTTTATGGCCCGGATAAGAACCACTTTATGCGTAACCAAAACGCCGGGGTTACCTTCCCCGGCGTTGCAGCACTTCCTGAAGATAGGCGGTGAACTCCTCGGCCAGATCGTCCCTTCGCAATGCGTAATCGACGGTCGCTCTCAGGTAACCGATCCGGTCGCCCACATCATATCGGATCCCTTCAAACACGTAGGCGAAGAGCCCCTTGCCGCAATCGGCGTGGAGGGCGTGCAAGGCGTCGGTCAATTGGATCTCGCCGCCCTTGCCCGGCGCCTGGTTTTCCAGGATGCAAAAAACCTCCGGTTCGATCACGT
Above is a window of Heliomicrobium undosum DNA encoding:
- a CDS encoding TetR/AcrR family transcriptional regulator; this encodes MIPGETDKRTRILLAAVNVFSRRGYHCAKIEDIAQIADVGKGTVYEYFDSKQQLFGEMFKYGYEQYWNHVTEAVLSETSFEGKLRTLMQSHLDFLNKSAPVARIIVQEYTNIDRGVYEWIVAERQRQFLWVKSLVEAAVQSGEVKTPSAEVTTMVIQGAISAVGHSAVQRDERIDAEKTTDILANTLLHGISAKG
- a CDS encoding copper amine oxidase N-terminal domain-containing protein gives rise to the protein MGCNRWTHRCIAITLSMFLALGVATPPQAWADNNFNVDWVQGAGENDLTVLRDTVDDYIWFSGDLRAYAGTTMLGYGGYLDATRNRALYAVHFIGKIDAKKPFKVEPVDDRKGQISFGEFPDGYKAAQVAVFSLIRKNDGSGKWLVESVYRDKQTFYRIGFSTVERTLNTITYATLIRTTDPETTLVEPATGTLLSLPAGAVKHNLAIRLKRADGLELDKSPFSPIRPLMGIRLGITGELTWQGAFLNKPAMLKFPVQDIMDPAIAYWNANDKKWIPVDSSVSVENSKRYVQCSAAHHGYYVVYQKDQTTSPNTGEQQTPAEPPVFAEADALNGLTVNDSVIDVKRTKAYFKDGRVMVPLEAFADAIGAKVSTSVTEDYTKAEIYHNERQVGFYLGKKRIITNVPFEVTNDVISVKVDDGYTVVPLRVLMQVFDLKAEWDPLNRICKVRTK
- the flgG gene encoding flagellar basal-body rod protein FlgG, which codes for MMRALYSSATGMIAQQLNMDTISNNLANVNTNGYKKSRAEFQDLLYSTVRAATAQVPTGMQVGAGVRPSSITTITSGGNMVQTDNPYDMAITGQGYFRLTNPNNDAVPYYTRDGSFKLDSEGYLVNADGFRLDGFDPLPEGATELDINSDGMISYKDVNGERVDTGQRIQLYTFPNPAGLNREGRNLLTQSTASGEAAGGDAGVDGRGTIAQRYLESSNVQVVDEMVAMITAQRAYEVNTKAIQTSDEMLGQANSLKR
- a CDS encoding flagellar hook-basal body protein, producing MIRGLYTSASGMLIQQTNQDVTANNLANVNTVSFKKDRAVFREFPEMLIRRMHDFSPSEAGQAEKNPVIGRVGTGSVVDAIWTDPSNPGVRVTQNPTDLAIMGRGYFVVNTPEGERYTRNGQFTLRSNGALVTADGYAVQGTAGDVNVPQGGSLRIDSDGRVFSGDVEVAQLRIVGVDDAAPDQAPPLLKAGESLYRLNEQGAGGGVRDLAVGETEIKSGALELANVNVVQEMVQMITASRAYEANQKAIQSQDGTLEKACGELGRV